A genomic window from Neoarius graeffei isolate fNeoGra1 chromosome 5, fNeoGra1.pri, whole genome shotgun sequence includes:
- the LOC132886371 gene encoding uncharacterized protein LOC132886371 isoform X2: MEDGQHFSRSSSRKEQQRKYMKNSRNGFLTRYILNPWILLDGERLKKVGFGEKDESKPHKTIIMVGETGVGKSTLVNAMVNYMLGVDSTDRIWFEIIETKTDQSDSQTNVVTVYDIFTEHSPFSLTVIDTPGFGKTEGRKEDLKVSDGLFELFHSSNWVHEIDAVCLVVSSSTVRLTEKQHNVFNAVLSLFGNDVKKNLVVFITRAPTKSTNSLKAIKDAKIPCAQTDEEEPVHFRFDNYHCENFYAKYDRKNENEQLLQGFQAAWNLFNTSMKKFLRFLNGSKPVSWKNTENVLTYCRQRVDHISSLRKQVKAMQLKKMKLDQVNEALQQHEEKRKTVNFEYEMDEVYKEKVPIDPSTSSSKEATCCSVCEENCHYPGCRWARDLSWCRAMSKGKCTVCTGRCDYTVHVKEAKIYVRKTRKVKKIQEDLKKKYETESEEKKRCITQLEKEMAEQEKEITRLVDECHQCMHFLKKIALKTDAVSTLQDLDFLIQEAKETRRPEILKKLKELKKRAEEESKHAEH, encoded by the exons ATGGAAGATGGTCAACATTTCTCTCG GAGCTCCTCAAGAAAGGAACAACAACGTAAATATATGAAGAATAGCCGAAACGGATTCCTCACGAGATATATACTAAACCCGTGGATTCTTCTTGATGGTGAAAGACTGAAGAAAGTGGGATTCGGAGAAAAAGATGAGAGCAAACCTCATAAAACCATAATCATGGTTGGAGAAACGGGAGTGGGGAAGTCGACTCTCGTCAATGCCATGGTCAACTATATGCTGGGTGTGGACAGTACAGACAGAATTTGGTTTGAAATCATCGAGACAAAAACGGACCAAAGTGATTCTCAGACAAATGTAGTCACAGTGTATGACATCTTTACTGAACACAGCCCGTTCTCTCTGACCGTCATCGACACGCCTGGATTTGGAAAAACGGAAGGTAGAAAGGAGGATTtaaaagtttctgatggtttatttgAGTTATTTCATTCCAGCAACTGGGTTCATGAAATTGATGCAGTGTGCCTTGTGGTGTCATCAAGCACTGTTCGACTCACTGAAAAACAGCACAATGTTTTTAATGCCGTTCTCTCATTGTTTGGCAACGATGTGAAGAAAAACTTGGTTGTGTTCATCACACGCGCCCCAACAAAGTCTACAAATTCCTTAAAGGCCATTAAAGATGCCAAAATCCCATGTGCTCAGACTGATGAGGAGGAGCCTGTGCATTTCAGGTTTGACAACTACCACTGTGAAAACTTTTATGCGAAATATGACCGTAAAAACGAAAATGAACAACTGTTACAGGGTTTTCAGGCAGCATGGAATCTCTTCAACACAAGCATGAAGAAATTTTTGCGTTTTCTAAATGGGAGCAAACCTGTGAGTTGGAAAAATACGGAAAACGTGCTGACATATTGCAGGCAACGAGTAGACCACATCAGCAGTTTAAGGAAACAAGTCAAAGCAATGCAGCTCAAGAAAATGAAGCTTGATCAGGTAAATGAAGCTCTGCAGCAGCATGAAGAGAAAAGGAAAACTGTTAACTTTGAATATGAAATGGATGAAGTCTACAAAGAAAAAGTACCAATTGACCCGTCAACAAGTTCGAGCAAAGAGGCGACttgctgcagtgtgtgtgaggagaacTGTCATTACCCAGGATGCCGGTGGGCCAGAGATCTTTCATGGTGTAGAGCCATGTCAAAGGGCAAGTGCACAGTGTGTACTGGAAGGTGTGACTACACTGTCCATGTTAAAGAAGCGAAAATCTATGTGAGGAAAACAAGGAAGGTCAAGAAGATTCAGGAAGATCTGAAAAAGAAATACGAGACAGAGTCTGAGGAGAAAAAGAGATGCATAACCCAGCTTGAGAAAGAAATGGCAgaacaagaaaaagaaataacCAGACTGGTGGATGAATGTCATCAGTGTATGCACTTCCTGAAAAAGATCGCCTTAAAGACTGATGCTGTGTCCACACTTCAGGATCTGGACTTCCTGATTCAGGAAGCAAAAGAAACTCGACGTCCAGAAATATTGAAGAAACTGAAAGAGCTGAAGAAAAGGGCTGAGGAGGAGTCCAAACatgcagaacactga
- the LOC132886371 gene encoding uncharacterized protein LOC132886371 isoform X1, translating into MGGDGTWHRVQGLEKRYRDALEDTCIAQAVMEDGQHFSRSSSRKEQQRKYMKNSRNGFLTRYILNPWILLDGERLKKVGFGEKDESKPHKTIIMVGETGVGKSTLVNAMVNYMLGVDSTDRIWFEIIETKTDQSDSQTNVVTVYDIFTEHSPFSLTVIDTPGFGKTEGRKEDLKVSDGLFELFHSSNWVHEIDAVCLVVSSSTVRLTEKQHNVFNAVLSLFGNDVKKNLVVFITRAPTKSTNSLKAIKDAKIPCAQTDEEEPVHFRFDNYHCENFYAKYDRKNENEQLLQGFQAAWNLFNTSMKKFLRFLNGSKPVSWKNTENVLTYCRQRVDHISSLRKQVKAMQLKKMKLDQVNEALQQHEEKRKTVNFEYEMDEVYKEKVPIDPSTSSSKEATCCSVCEENCHYPGCRWARDLSWCRAMSKGKCTVCTGRCDYTVHVKEAKIYVRKTRKVKKIQEDLKKKYETESEEKKRCITQLEKEMAEQEKEITRLVDECHQCMHFLKKIALKTDAVSTLQDLDFLIQEAKETRRPEILKKLKELKKRAEEESKHAEH; encoded by the exons atgggcggagatggaacatggcatcgagtacagggattg GAGAAAAGGTACAGGGATGCATTAGAAG ACACTTGTATAGCACAAGCAGTCATGGAAGATGGTCAACATTTCTCTCG GAGCTCCTCAAGAAAGGAACAACAACGTAAATATATGAAGAATAGCCGAAACGGATTCCTCACGAGATATATACTAAACCCGTGGATTCTTCTTGATGGTGAAAGACTGAAGAAAGTGGGATTCGGAGAAAAAGATGAGAGCAAACCTCATAAAACCATAATCATGGTTGGAGAAACGGGAGTGGGGAAGTCGACTCTCGTCAATGCCATGGTCAACTATATGCTGGGTGTGGACAGTACAGACAGAATTTGGTTTGAAATCATCGAGACAAAAACGGACCAAAGTGATTCTCAGACAAATGTAGTCACAGTGTATGACATCTTTACTGAACACAGCCCGTTCTCTCTGACCGTCATCGACACGCCTGGATTTGGAAAAACGGAAGGTAGAAAGGAGGATTtaaaagtttctgatggtttatttgAGTTATTTCATTCCAGCAACTGGGTTCATGAAATTGATGCAGTGTGCCTTGTGGTGTCATCAAGCACTGTTCGACTCACTGAAAAACAGCACAATGTTTTTAATGCCGTTCTCTCATTGTTTGGCAACGATGTGAAGAAAAACTTGGTTGTGTTCATCACACGCGCCCCAACAAAGTCTACAAATTCCTTAAAGGCCATTAAAGATGCCAAAATCCCATGTGCTCAGACTGATGAGGAGGAGCCTGTGCATTTCAGGTTTGACAACTACCACTGTGAAAACTTTTATGCGAAATATGACCGTAAAAACGAAAATGAACAACTGTTACAGGGTTTTCAGGCAGCATGGAATCTCTTCAACACAAGCATGAAGAAATTTTTGCGTTTTCTAAATGGGAGCAAACCTGTGAGTTGGAAAAATACGGAAAACGTGCTGACATATTGCAGGCAACGAGTAGACCACATCAGCAGTTTAAGGAAACAAGTCAAAGCAATGCAGCTCAAGAAAATGAAGCTTGATCAGGTAAATGAAGCTCTGCAGCAGCATGAAGAGAAAAGGAAAACTGTTAACTTTGAATATGAAATGGATGAAGTCTACAAAGAAAAAGTACCAATTGACCCGTCAACAAGTTCGAGCAAAGAGGCGACttgctgcagtgtgtgtgaggagaacTGTCATTACCCAGGATGCCGGTGGGCCAGAGATCTTTCATGGTGTAGAGCCATGTCAAAGGGCAAGTGCACAGTGTGTACTGGAAGGTGTGACTACACTGTCCATGTTAAAGAAGCGAAAATCTATGTGAGGAAAACAAGGAAGGTCAAGAAGATTCAGGAAGATCTGAAAAAGAAATACGAGACAGAGTCTGAGGAGAAAAAGAGATGCATAACCCAGCTTGAGAAAGAAATGGCAgaacaagaaaaagaaataacCAGACTGGTGGATGAATGTCATCAGTGTATGCACTTCCTGAAAAAGATCGCCTTAAAGACTGATGCTGTGTCCACACTTCAGGATCTGGACTTCCTGATTCAGGAAGCAAAAGAAACTCGACGTCCAGAAATATTGAAGAAACTGAAAGAGCTGAAGAAAAGGGCTGAGGAGGAGTCCAAACatgcagaacactga